From Synoicihabitans lomoniglobus, the proteins below share one genomic window:
- the polX gene encoding DNA polymerase/3'-5' exonuclease PolX — protein sequence MTKNEIAERLEEIAVLLELKGENPFKIRAYGAGARVLESLETDEFEQLVADEKLDSIKGVGTALAQKIGELHATGELEFLTELRASIAPGLVEMLEVPGLGAKKIKAIHDKLGVDTIAGLAEACADGRVADLAGFGAKSQEKIAEGIRNREAYGKRHLWWLANEVAQPIVSGLRARPEVERAEAAGSLRRGMETVGDLDFIVGSSDPAPVMTWFCELPEVKEITARGETKSSVRFESGLQADLRIVPPAQFVFALHHFTGSKDHNVAMRQRALERGKSLSEWGLVPAKGDGTAKEKAERGESVEVADEAGLFGELGMSFVPPALREGLGEIEAAEAGELPSLVALSDLKGAFHNHTTSSDGRNTLAEMVAAAEQRGWAYLGIADHSKASFQANGLDETRLRKQIAEIRELNGSGRFKTHVFAGSEVDILTDGALDFSDELMAELDYVVASVHNALTQSEADMTKRIIRAVENPHVTMLGHPTGRLLLRREASKADLSKIIDAAIANDTIIELNASPWRLDLDWRWWRKAADRGLICAINPDAHECDGLDHVAAGINSARKGWLQPHHILNTRSLKDVRTCFARKSSV from the coding sequence ATGACCAAGAATGAGATCGCTGAGCGGTTGGAAGAGATTGCGGTGTTGCTGGAATTGAAAGGGGAGAACCCCTTCAAAATCCGCGCCTATGGCGCGGGCGCTCGCGTGTTGGAGTCGCTGGAGACGGATGAATTCGAACAACTCGTAGCGGACGAAAAGCTCGATTCGATTAAGGGCGTGGGAACGGCCCTGGCGCAAAAGATCGGCGAACTGCACGCGACGGGGGAACTGGAGTTTTTGACCGAACTACGGGCGTCGATCGCACCCGGTTTGGTGGAGATGCTCGAAGTGCCTGGTCTCGGCGCGAAGAAAATCAAAGCGATCCACGACAAACTCGGCGTCGATACCATTGCGGGACTGGCTGAAGCCTGTGCCGACGGTCGAGTCGCGGATTTGGCGGGGTTTGGTGCGAAGTCGCAGGAGAAAATTGCCGAGGGAATCCGCAACCGCGAAGCTTACGGCAAGCGACATCTGTGGTGGCTGGCCAATGAGGTGGCGCAGCCGATAGTCAGCGGATTGCGAGCTCGTCCGGAAGTCGAGCGAGCCGAAGCGGCCGGTAGTTTGCGTCGCGGCATGGAAACGGTGGGCGACTTGGATTTCATCGTCGGTTCGTCCGATCCGGCCCCGGTGATGACATGGTTTTGCGAACTGCCGGAAGTGAAGGAAATCACGGCGCGTGGAGAGACCAAGTCGAGTGTGCGTTTCGAGAGTGGATTGCAGGCCGATCTGCGCATCGTGCCGCCGGCCCAGTTTGTTTTCGCGCTGCACCATTTCACCGGCTCCAAAGATCACAATGTGGCCATGCGGCAGCGCGCCCTCGAACGCGGGAAAAGCTTGTCGGAATGGGGACTCGTTCCGGCCAAAGGCGACGGCACGGCCAAGGAAAAAGCCGAGCGCGGCGAAAGCGTGGAAGTGGCTGACGAGGCGGGCCTGTTCGGAGAGCTCGGCATGTCGTTCGTGCCGCCGGCGCTGCGCGAGGGATTGGGTGAAATTGAAGCGGCCGAAGCCGGAGAGCTACCTTCGTTGGTCGCGTTGAGCGATCTGAAAGGCGCGTTTCACAACCACACCACGTCCAGCGATGGACGAAACACCTTGGCCGAAATGGTGGCCGCGGCGGAGCAACGCGGTTGGGCCTATCTCGGCATTGCGGATCACTCCAAGGCGAGTTTTCAAGCAAACGGTCTCGACGAAACACGGTTGCGAAAACAGATCGCAGAAATTCGCGAATTGAACGGATCGGGCCGGTTTAAGACGCATGTTTTTGCGGGCAGCGAAGTGGATATTTTAACGGATGGGGCGCTCGATTTCAGTGATGAGCTGATGGCGGAATTGGATTACGTGGTCGCGTCCGTGCACAACGCGCTGACGCAGAGCGAAGCGGACATGACCAAGCGCATTATCCGGGCGGTGGAGAATCCGCATGTCACGATGCTCGGACACCCGACCGGTCGACTCCTCCTCCGCCGGGAAGCCAGCAAGGCCGACTTGAGCAAGATCATCGATGCCGCCATTGCGAACGACACGATCATCGAACTCAACGCAAGTCCATGGCGCTTGGATCTCGACTGGCGTTGGTGGCGCAAAGCGGCGGACCGAGGCTTGATCTGTGCGATCAACCCCGACGCTCACGAATGCGACGGCCTCGACCACGTGGCCGCCGGAATCAACTCCGCGCGCAAAGGCTGGCTGCAACCGCACCACATTCTGAATACGCGGTCGCTGAAGGATGTAAGAACGTGCTTTGCCCGGAAATCTTCGGTGTAG
- a CDS encoding acyl-CoA thioesterase: protein MPTFSYSRTIHFPDTDAAGVIFFARYLSIAHEAYEEALADVGIPLGQFFSDQGVILPIAKSEASYLRPLVCGDRVRIDVTPTRFSDNTFTVDYVLWKLSPTEKRAAVMRTEHVCLDSSSRARLALPAELAAWVDA, encoded by the coding sequence ATGCCCACGTTTTCCTATTCGCGCACGATTCACTTTCCCGACACCGACGCTGCCGGAGTCATCTTTTTCGCCCGCTATTTGTCGATCGCGCATGAGGCATACGAGGAGGCATTGGCTGACGTCGGCATTCCGCTCGGCCAGTTTTTTTCCGACCAAGGCGTGATTCTTCCCATTGCGAAAAGCGAAGCGTCCTACTTGCGGCCCTTGGTCTGCGGAGATCGCGTTCGAATCGACGTCACGCCCACGCGTTTTTCCGACAACACCTTCACCGTCGATTACGTGTTGTGGAAACTCAGTCCGACCGAAAAACGGGCCGCCGTCATGCGCACCGAACACGTTTGCCTCGATTCCAGCTCGCGCGCCCGACTCGCGTTGCCCGCCGAGCTGGCGGCATGGGTGGACGCATAA